One genomic segment of Salinibacter grassmerensis includes these proteins:
- the thpR gene encoding RNA 2',3'-cyclic phosphodiesterase, with product MRLFTAIDLPDGFQDEVAALQAPSALDARWTDPDQFHVTLRFIGDANAEQTARYEQALADMTAPPARCKPYGLDVLPSRRSPRVLVLGLERTASLVALYEAVSGALEREGLSLEDRDYTPHITLARVDDTASETVHAFLRTLNAHSFPAFRADQFVLYESTLAPNGAAHDAQAVYSLNG from the coding sequence ATGCGACTCTTTACGGCGATTGATCTCCCCGACGGATTTCAAGACGAGGTGGCCGCCCTGCAGGCGCCGTCCGCGCTTGACGCTCGATGGACCGATCCGGACCAGTTTCATGTGACGCTCCGATTTATTGGCGACGCCAACGCCGAGCAGACGGCGCGCTACGAGCAGGCCCTCGCAGACATGACCGCTCCACCCGCCCGCTGCAAGCCCTACGGACTGGATGTATTGCCGTCTCGGCGCTCCCCCCGCGTTCTGGTCCTTGGACTGGAACGCACCGCGTCCCTCGTGGCCCTCTACGAGGCTGTAAGCGGCGCCCTCGAACGGGAAGGCCTGTCTCTGGAGGACCGGGACTACACCCCTCACATCACGCTCGCCCGGGTGGACGATACGGCCTCGGAGACGGTGCACGCATTTCTCCGGACCCTCAACGCCCACTCGTTTCCTGCCTTCCGGGCCGACCAGTTTGTACTCTACGAGAGCACCCTCGCCCCCAACGGAGCCGCCCACGACGCGCAGGCCGTTTACTCACTCAACGGATAG
- a CDS encoding LolA family protein gives MSRRLLLLGVLLCAVALPAGAQDSGPTLQALQSRYDALAGLRAAFTQVTASEFADDSTRIDGTVLLAGNRYRVETPAQTVVTDGATTWIYSPADSQVVVNTADAEASTLTPQAFLTTAAEKYDRTSARSATRAGTAHEVLSLAAANSSARFEEATLWVRRPDRVVTRLRAVDRNGSILDLRLRDIRIDPPISGDPFSFSPPEDVEVVDLRPTD, from the coding sequence ATGTCACGACGCCTCCTGCTGCTCGGTGTCCTGTTGTGCGCAGTCGCCCTTCCGGCGGGCGCCCAGGACAGCGGTCCGACCCTGCAAGCCCTCCAGTCGCGCTACGATGCCTTGGCGGGGCTCCGGGCCGCCTTCACGCAGGTGACCGCCTCCGAGTTTGCGGACGACTCCACCCGGATTGACGGGACGGTGCTTCTTGCCGGGAACCGGTATCGGGTCGAGACGCCCGCCCAGACGGTCGTGACGGACGGCGCGACGACGTGGATCTACTCCCCCGCCGACAGTCAGGTTGTGGTGAATACGGCCGACGCGGAGGCGTCCACCCTGACCCCGCAGGCCTTCCTCACGACCGCGGCAGAGAAATATGATCGTACGTCCGCCCGCTCCGCTACCCGGGCCGGAACGGCCCACGAGGTGCTGTCCCTGGCCGCGGCGAATTCATCGGCCCGGTTTGAAGAGGCGACGCTGTGGGTCCGGCGCCCCGACCGCGTCGTCACGCGCCTCCGGGCGGTCGACCGCAACGGGTCGATTTTGGACCTTCGCCTGCGCGACATCCGGATCGACCCGCCAATTAGCGGGGATCCCTTTTCGTTCTCGCCCCCCGAGGACGTGGAGGTGGTGGACCTCCGGCCCACCGACTGA
- a CDS encoding lysylphosphatidylglycerol synthase transmembrane domain-containing protein, with protein MLSRRRWFQIGSFVLAGGLLALAVYGVDMDNIWTAFREADYRWLLPLVVLVLGSNLFRAWRWQILVEALPGPEEQAEDAPSSSRMLEASFSSVMIGYMVNYVAPRMGEVARTANLSARTRHRFSSIFGTVVSERIFDTAVLGAALLSAVGLLFNRLDVLREQFVAPAWTRLQSISLDWLAGGVVGLLLVLVLAVGGTRRLLRREDSWLGRIWTTTLKPAAVSFQEGMATLVSSPRRGAIVVSTVGMWAGYLLMAYLPFRMLHLAEPYGIGILDAWA; from the coding sequence GTGCTGAGTCGACGGCGGTGGTTTCAAATCGGAAGCTTCGTCCTGGCGGGCGGCCTCCTGGCCCTCGCCGTGTACGGCGTGGACATGGACAACATCTGGACGGCCTTCCGCGAGGCCGACTACCGGTGGCTGCTCCCCCTCGTCGTGCTCGTCCTGGGCAGCAACCTGTTTCGGGCCTGGCGGTGGCAGATCCTGGTTGAGGCGCTGCCCGGCCCCGAAGAGCAGGCGGAGGATGCGCCTTCGTCCTCGCGCATGCTGGAGGCCTCCTTCTCCTCCGTCATGATCGGCTACATGGTGAACTACGTGGCCCCTCGGATGGGCGAGGTGGCGCGGACCGCAAACCTCTCGGCCCGCACCCGCCACCGGTTTAGCAGCATCTTCGGGACCGTCGTCTCCGAGCGCATCTTCGACACGGCCGTGCTGGGCGCGGCCCTTCTGAGTGCCGTCGGGCTGCTCTTCAATCGTCTCGACGTGCTGCGCGAGCAATTCGTGGCCCCTGCATGGACCCGCCTCCAGTCCATCTCCCTGGACTGGCTCGCCGGGGGCGTAGTCGGCCTGCTCCTCGTGCTCGTGCTCGCCGTGGGGGGCACCCGCCGGCTCCTCCGGCGCGAAGACTCGTGGCTTGGGCGCATCTGGACGACCACCCTCAAGCCCGCCGCGGTGTCGTTCCAGGAAGGGATGGCCACCCTGGTGTCCTCCCCCCGCCGCGGGGCCATTGTCGTGTCGACGGTCGGCATGTGGGCCGGGTACCTGCTGATGGCTTACCTTCCGTTTCGGATGCTCCACCTCGCGGAGCCCTACGGCATTGGCATCTTGGACGCGTGGGCG